The Actinocorallia herbida DNA window CGTGGCCGACGTGGGCGAGCAGTCAGAGGTGGAGGCGTTCGCCGACCTCGTCTACGCCGAGTTGGGAGCCGTCCACCTTCTTTGCAACAACGCCGGGTCTACATGGGCGGGCAGACCTGGACCCGTCCGGCGGCCGACTTCGCCCGGACCCTGCGCGTCAACCGGCCTGCACCGAGGGCCTTTTCGCCCAAGCCGCAGCCCTGGCCTCCGGCGCTCTCCCCGACATGCCCGACTTCGAATGGCGAGGCTGACATGCCCGAAACCGCAAAGCCCAAAGGCATCGACTCTCCCCGCGCGATCAAGATCATCAAGATCATGTCCCGCGTCAACATCCGGCTCTACCGCCTCACCAACGGCCGCATCGGCGGCACCTGGCGCGTGGGCAGCGCCCTGCGCAAACCGGTCCCCGTCTGCCTGGTCACCGTGAAAGGCCGCAAAACCGGCAATCCCCACACCATTCCGCTCCTCTACCTCCCCGACGGCGATCGCGTCATCATCGTCGCCTCCCAGGGCGGACTGCCCAAAAACCCCATCTGGTACCTCAACATCCTCACCAACCCCGACGTCACCATCGAGGTCCGCAAAACCACCCGCACCATGCGCGCCCGAGTGGCCACCCCCGAAGAGCGCGCCGCCCTCTGGCCCCGGCTCGTCGCCCAATACGCCGACTTCGACACCTACCAGGCCCGCGCCGACCGCGAAATCCCCGTGGTCATCTGCGAACCCACCCCCTGACCCGTCCCCGCCCGCGCACGGTCACCCGTCCTCGGCCACCTTGACCCCGTCGATCATCGAACCCATGCGCATGAACACTCACCCATGGCGTGATTCCCGGATCGCGCCACGGATCCGCGGGCGACGGCGCTCCGCCCCGAGACCCACGGGGTGTTCCAGGACCCACCGGATTCCTCTGCGCGGGGAATGTCCGCATTCAGGCTGGAGCCGATCACTCCCGAGAACACGGCTCCGCCGGGCAGTCCGTCGAGGCGGTCGAGGGCGGGGCGGTCGTGGTGGCCGAGGATGCGGAGGGCGCCTCGCAGGGCGAACGCATGAGGTCGCGGCACGCTTTCGCGGCGTAGTGCACCCGACCAGGGAGAGTCGGAATTCGTGGAGACTTCATCCCGGGGGAGGGACGTCGCCCCCCGGGTGGTGGGACCGCGGGGCCCCCAGCGTGCGGGGCGTCGGCGATGGCCGACCTCGCCGGCCTCGGTGAGCGGTGGAGCCGACCGAATCCGGCAAGGACGGCTCGGTGGGCAAGGACGGCGTCCGCTCGACCGTCTCGTTCACCCTCCGGTGGTCCTCTCGTCGGCCCTGCCCGGCCTGTCGTCCGGCGGGCCGGGCAGGGCCTTTGCGGCGGTGCGCAGGCGGTGCGCGAGGGCGCGGCAGCGGTCGGCGAGCTCGGGTGGGTGCAGGGGCTGGAAGGGGTGGCCGAGGAGGACCATGTGCATGACGAGGAAGTCCAGGTCGTCGGCACCGGCGAGGACTTCGCAGAGGTCGTCGCCCGCGGCGTGGACGACGGCCGCCGACGCGGGGATGCGGGCGCGGACGGTGGCGGCGGGGGCGTGGACGAGGAAGCGGGCCTGGTGGGCGTAGGGGCGGCTCGCCACCGATTCCTGGACGTACCGGGCGGCGTCGGGGGCGGGGCGGGGACGGAACCGCCAGGTGCGGGCGGCGACCTCGGTCATTCGGTCGACGCGGAAGGTGCGCCAGTCGGCGCGGTCGAGGTCGTAGGCCAGCAGGTACCAGCGGCGGTCGGAAGCGACCAGGCGGTAGGGCTCGACCCGGCGGGTGCGCACGGAGCCGCCTGACGGGTAGGCGAAGCCCGCCTCGACCTCGTCCCGGCACGCGCCCGCCAGCGTCGTCAGCGCTGAGGGGTCGACGGGTTCGCGACCTCCGCCGAAGGACTCCACCGAACCGGCGAGGGTCCGCACCTCCTCCCGCAGCCGGTGAGGCAGGACGCGGTCGAGCTTCGCCAGCGCGCGCAGCGCCGCGTCGCCGGTGCCCGCGACCGCCCCGGTCCCGGCGGTGAGCAGGGAGACGGCCGTGGCGATCGCCTCCTCGTCGTCGAGGAGGAGCGGCGGGAGGTCCCGCCCAGGCCCGAGCCGGTACCCGCCGCCCGCGCCCTGCCCGGCGTGCACCGGGTAGCCCAGCGCGCGCAGACGTTCCACGTCGCGCCGCACCGTGCGCGCGGTGACCCGAAGCTTCTCGGCCAGTTCGGGGCCCGTCCACACCTGGCGCTGCTGCAGCAGCCCGAGCAGCCGCAGCACCCGCTCCGTCGTGCCGAGTTCTGCGCCTTTTGCCGGGTCCATGACGACACCCTGCCAGAAAGCGGACCGATCCTGTCCGCCCGGCCTGGCAGCGTGAGGCCCATGGACGCACACGACTTCTCCTGGAACCGGACGTTGCGGGAGCAATGGGAGCAGCACTACCAGTACCAGCTGCGCGCCCGGCTCCAGGACCTCACCGACGAGGAGTACTTCTGGTCGCCGGTCGCCGGCCCCTGGACGGTCCGGCCGCGCGCCGCCGCCGGGGAGCCCGCCCCCGGGCCGGACGCGCACGGCGTCGGGGACTTCCTCGTCGATTTCACCTACCCCATGCCGGAACCGGCGCCCTTCACCACGATCGCGTGGCGGCTCGGGCACGTCATCGTCGGAGTGCTCGCGGTCCGCAACGCCGCGCACTTCGGCGGGCCGCCCGCCTCCTACGAGAGCTGGGAGTACGCCGGAGACGCCGCCACCGCCCTCACCCAGTTGGAGACGCAGCTCGACCGGTGGCTGGCCGGGGTGGCCTCGCTCGGGGAGGACGGGCTGCGCGCGCCGATCGGCCCCGCGGAGCCGTTCCCCGACGCGCCCACCGCCGCCCTCGTCCTGCACATCCACCGCGAACTCATCCACCACCTGTCCGAGGTCTGCCTGCTGCGCGACCTGTACCTGCACCGGAGCGGAGCGAGCCGATGAGCCGCCACGTCCAGATCACCTTCGACTGCCGCGACCCGCGGGCCCTGTCCGTCTTCTGGCGCGACGTCCTCGGCTACGTCCACCCCGCCCCGCCCGGCGTCGACCTGCCCGACGGCGCCGACCCGCTCGCCGCCTGGGACGGCTTCCTCGCCCGAGCCGGCGTCCCCGAAGAGGCGCGCAACACCCGGTCGGCCATCGAGGACCCCGACGGACGGGGCCCACGCCTGTTCTTCCAGCAGGTCCCCGAAGGCAAGACCGCCAAGAACCGCGTCCACCTGGACGTCCGCGCGGCTCCCGGCCTGAGCGGCGACGTCCGCATGGCCGCCCTGGAGGCCGAAGCGGCCCGCCTCGTCGCCCTCGGCGCGACCCGCGTCCAGCGCTTCGAACCCGCCCCGCCCCTGGGCGGCGGCCACATCATCATGACCGACCCGGAAGGCAACGAATTCTGCCTCGACTGACGACGAAGCCCGGCCCGGCCCAGGACGTCAGGGCCGGGCGAAGGGGCCCTCCAGGGCGGCCCAGTGCAGCAGCATGATCGTCTTTCCGTCGGCGACGCGGCCGTCGCGGACCATGGCGAGCGCCTCGGTGAAGGGGATCTCCACCACCTCGATGTCCTCGCCGTCGTCTTCCAGGCCGCCGCCGTCGGCGGTGCGGTCGGCGGGGGTGTAGGGGGCGGCGTAGAAGTGGAGGCGTTCGGTGATGGAGCCGGGGCTCATGTAGGCGTCGTAGAGGTGGGTGAGGGGGCCCAGCGTGACGCCCAGCTCTTCGAAGGCTTCGCGGCGGATCGCGGTGCGCGGGTCGTCTTCGTCCAGGAGGCCGGCGGCGGCCTCGATGAGCATGCCGTCGGGGTGGTCGTTGACGTAGGCGGGGTAGCGGAACTGGCGGGTGAGCAGGACGGTGCCGCGCTCGGTGTCGTACGGGAGGACGACGGCGCCGTTGCCGCGGTCGTAGGTCTCGCGCTGCTGGGTGTCCCACCGGCCGTCGCGGCGGCGGTAGTCGAAGGTCGTGCGGCGGAGGACGTGCCAGCCCTGGGAGGTCAGTTCGACGTCGCGGACGACGACATCGGGGTTGCGGTCCAGGTCGCGGCCCGCCTGGTCGAGGCCGGTGCGGCCACGGTGGTCGGGGATGTCGACGCCGGGGAGGGCGGGCGCTCGGTGCGCGGCGGCTTGGTCGGTCATGGCGCGCTACACTACACGCAGAAACGTGCAGAAACGCGAAGGAGTGTGCATGCTGGCCGCTGAGAGGCGCGAACACCTGTTGGGGCTGCTGGCCCGCCAGGGCAAGGTCGTCGCCAAGGATGTCGCCGCCGAGCTGGGCATCTCCGAGGACAGCGTGCGGCGGGACCTCCGCGACCTCGCCGCCGAAGGTCTCTGCCACCGCGTGTACGGGGGCGCCCTCCCGGTGTCCCCGGCCGTCGCGGACTACGCGGCCCGGCAGACCGTCACCCCTGACGGCAAGCGCAAGGTCGCCGCTGCCGCCGCCGCGCTGATCCGGCCGGACAGCGCCCTCATCCTCGACGGCGGCACCACCGCGTTGGCCGTCGCCGAGTCCCTGCCGCCCGAACTGGCCTGCACCGTCATCACGCACAGCCCGACCATCGCCGCCGCCCTGGTCGCCCACCCGAAGGCCGAGATCTTCCTTCTCGGCGGCCGGATCTTCAAGCACTCCGCCGTGGCCTGCGGCGCCGCCGCCGTCGAGGCCGCCCAGCAGATCTCCGCCGACCTGTGCTTCCTGGGCGTCACCGGCGTGCACCCCGAAGCCGGCCTCACCACCGGCGACGCCGACGAGGCCGCCATGAAACGCGCCCTCGCCGCCCGCGCCGCCGACACCCACATCCTCGCCTCCTCCGAGAAGATCGGCACCGCCTCCCGCTTCCGCGTCCTCCCCCTCGAAGCCGTCACCACCGTCATCACCGACGCCACCGCCCACCCCGCCCTGGACGCCCTCCGAGCCCAGTCGGTGGAGATCCGCACGGCCCCCTGACCACCGGGCCGCCGCCCCGGGACGTCCGGGGCGGCGGGGTGCGGTCGGGGCGGCGGCGACTCAGAGTGCCGGGCGGTCCGGAGGGGCCTCCGAGATGCTGTGCTTGCCGGGCGGGAGGTCGGCCTCGGGGCCGAGACGGGCGACGAAGAAGGCGCGCAGGGCGGTGAGGTCTTCTTCGTAGGTGCGGAAGTCCGAGTGGGGGACGGGGAGACGCAGCATCGAACCGTCCCGCAGGCGCAGCGCCGGGCAGCGCACGCGGCGGGTGGACTGGGCGTAGGACGTCTCGGCGAGGCCGGCGATATCGGGCCACGGGAGCTCTCTGCGCCGGACGGTGCGGAACGCGACGCCCTCCGCGTCCACCCGGACGAACATCCGGGACATCAGCGGGAACACGAAGGCCAGGAGGACGCCGCCGATGGCGGAGATGAACGCGAGCGGCCAGAGCGTCGACTCCGCGAGGGAGAGGATGAGCCCCGAGGCCGCGATCGACCCCAGGATCAGCGATATCGGCTCCCACAGAGGCCGGCCCTTCAGGCGGAACTCCAGGAACTCGGGTACGTCGGTCATGGGTCCCCTTCGGAAGGCG harbors:
- a CDS encoding nitroreductase family deazaflavin-dependent oxidoreductase; the protein is MSRVNIRLYRLTNGRIGGTWRVGSALRKPVPVCLVTVKGRKTGNPHTIPLLYLPDGDRVIIVASQGGLPKNPIWYLNILTNPDVTIEVRKTTRTMRARVATPEERAALWPRLVAQYADFDTYQARADREIPVVICEPTP
- a CDS encoding SDR family NAD(P)-dependent oxidoreductase encodes the protein MAVVTGAGSGIGRALALRFADEGMDVAVTDIDGAALASTAEAVASRGVRTVTHVADVGEQSEVEAFADLVYAELGAVHLLCNNAGSTWAGRPGPVRRPTSPGPCASTGLHRGPFRPSRSPGLRRSPRHARLRMARLTCPKPQSPKASTLPARSRSSRSCPASTSGSTASPTAASAAPGAWAAPCANRSPSAWSP
- a CDS encoding PH domain-containing protein, coding for MTDVPEFLEFRLKGRPLWEPISLILGSIAASGLILSLAESTLWPLAFISAIGGVLLAFVFPLMSRMFVRVDAEGVAFRTVRRRELPWPDIAGLAETSYAQSTRRVRCPALRLRDGSMLRLPVPHSDFRTYEEDLTALRAFFVARLGPEADLPPGKHSISEAPPDRPAL
- a CDS encoding DinB family protein, with translation MDAHDFSWNRTLREQWEQHYQYQLRARLQDLTDEEYFWSPVAGPWTVRPRAAAGEPAPGPDAHGVGDFLVDFTYPMPEPAPFTTIAWRLGHVIVGVLAVRNAAHFGGPPASYESWEYAGDAATALTQLETQLDRWLAGVASLGEDGLRAPIGPAEPFPDAPTAALVLHIHRELIHHLSEVCLLRDLYLHRSGASR
- a CDS encoding helix-turn-helix transcriptional regulator, which produces MDPAKGAELGTTERVLRLLGLLQQRQVWTGPELAEKLRVTARTVRRDVERLRALGYPVHAGQGAGGGYRLGPGRDLPPLLLDDEEAIATAVSLLTAGTGAVAGTGDAALRALAKLDRVLPHRLREEVRTLAGSVESFGGGREPVDPSALTTLAGACRDEVEAGFAYPSGGSVRTRRVEPYRLVASDRRWYLLAYDLDRADWRTFRVDRMTEVAARTWRFRPRPAPDAARYVQESVASRPYAHQARFLVHAPAATVRARIPASAAVVHAAGDDLCEVLAGADDLDFLVMHMVLLGHPFQPLHPPELADRCRALAHRLRTAAKALPGPPDDRPGRADERTTGG
- a CDS encoding NUDIX domain-containing protein translates to MTDQAAAHRAPALPGVDIPDHRGRTGLDQAGRDLDRNPDVVVRDVELTSQGWHVLRRTTFDYRRRDGRWDTQQRETYDRGNGAVVLPYDTERGTVLLTRQFRYPAYVNDHPDGMLIEAAAGLLDEDDPRTAIRREAFEELGVTLGPLTHLYDAYMSPGSITERLHFYAAPYTPADRTADGGGLEDDGEDIEVVEIPFTEALAMVRDGRVADGKTIMLLHWAALEGPFARP
- a CDS encoding DeoR/GlpR family DNA-binding transcription regulator, whose amino-acid sequence is MLAAERREHLLGLLARQGKVVAKDVAAELGISEDSVRRDLRDLAAEGLCHRVYGGALPVSPAVADYAARQTVTPDGKRKVAAAAAALIRPDSALILDGGTTALAVAESLPPELACTVITHSPTIAAALVAHPKAEIFLLGGRIFKHSAVACGAAAVEAAQQISADLCFLGVTGVHPEAGLTTGDADEAAMKRALAARAADTHILASSEKIGTASRFRVLPLEAVTTVITDATAHPALDALRAQSVEIRTAP
- a CDS encoding VOC family protein; protein product: MSRHVQITFDCRDPRALSVFWRDVLGYVHPAPPGVDLPDGADPLAAWDGFLARAGVPEEARNTRSAIEDPDGRGPRLFFQQVPEGKTAKNRVHLDVRAAPGLSGDVRMAALEAEAARLVALGATRVQRFEPAPPLGGGHIIMTDPEGNEFCLD